Genomic segment of Caproiciproducens sp. NJN-50:
CAACACCAAAAAACGTGACGGTTTCAAACGCATGATTGCGGATGCACTGGCTGGAAAAATTGACCTCATCCTCACAAAATCAGTTTCCCGGTTTGCCAGGAACACCGTTGATACCCTCACAACCGTTCGAAAACTGAAGGAAAAGGGCGTTGAGGTATATTTCGAGAAAGAAAATATTTACACGCTCGACAGCAAAGGTGAACTGCTGATTACCATCATGTCCAGCCTTGCACAGGAAGAATCGAGGTCAATCAGCGAAAATGTTACCTGGGGCCAGCGGAAACGCTTTTCCGACGGCAAAGTCAGCCTGCCATATAAGCACTTTCTCGGATATGAGAAAGGCGAGGATGGTTTACCAAAGATTGTAGAAGCGGAAGCCCAAACGGTGCGCTTGATTTACAAGCTATTCATGGAAGGCAAAACGCCGTCTGGCATTGCCAAGCACCTGACAAAAAGTGGTGTACCTACCCCATCCGGAAAAAGCAACTGGCCATCTAGCACGGTGGAGAGCATCCTCACCAACGAAAAATACAAAGGTGACGCTGTCCTTCAAAAAACATTTACAGTGGATTTCCTTACCAAGAAGATGAAGGTAAATGAGGGTGAAGTTCCCCAGTATTATGTAACGAACAGTCACCCGGCCATTATTTCGCCCGAGTTGTTTGATTTGGTGCAAAATGAAATGAAGCGGCGCAAATCCACGGCAGGCCATCAAAGCGGTACGGGGTGCTTTTCCAGCAAAATCATCTGCGGTGAATGCGGCGGAGTTTACGGCAGCAAGGTGTGGCACTCCACCAGCAAATATCGCCGCACAATATGGCAGTGTAACAACAAATTCAAAAATGCGGAACCCTGCAAGACACCCCACCTGTATGAATCCACACTGAAGCAGGCATTCGTGAATGCTTTTAACAGCCTGATTCAAAACAAAAGTGAAATTCTGGACGGTTATGATACCATTATTCAGTCTCTGACCGACAATACCGCTCTGGATGCCGAAAGCGCCGCCCTTCAAGAGGAATGCGATGTGGTGATGGAACTGATACGAAAATGCGTGGATGAAAACGCCCACAGCGCCATCGACCAGTCCGATTACCAGCAACGATATACCCCGCTGATTGAACGTTACGAAACCGCAAAGGGCAAATTTGAAGCGGTGAATGAACAGCGGCAGGAGCGCACGGTAAAGCGCGAGAAAATGGCTGGGTTTATCCAAACACTGAAAAAGAGCGCTACTCTCCTCACTGAATTCGATGAGGAACTATGGTACGCGACAGTGGACAGGATTATCGTTCAATCCGAGCACGAAATTACCTTTCAATTCAAAGACGGCACCGAGCTGCCGTGGATAATTTAAGATTTTTAAAATACAACTCCCGCAGGGCTGGCAGTAACGTCAACCTTGCGGGAGCTTTTGTCATTTATGGGGATTTACCAATTGAAACCATGTGGTGGTTATTGCTTCGTTACACTATATATAAATGATATAATTTCTCGTTGCCTTTATTTGAGGAAACTTAAGGTGCAGGCATGCACCGCACGAGCTGTGAGCATCTGACAACGGTAAAAAGGGGGTGATAATTACGAAAAGAAAAATTGAAATAGGCAACATTCAGAAATGGGAAAAATCATCAAAGGCAAATGAAAAACGGCAAGCGCAAAAGGAACGTATCCGGGAGGCTTACAAAAATGGCACTACGGTTGAGGTGATTCCCGCAAAAGCGGAGCAAAAATCAGATAACATGAGACGCTTGCGGGTAGCCGCATACTGCAGAGTTAGTACGGATGAAGATGCCCAAGCCAGCAGTTATGAACTACAGCTTCAGCACTACCGGGAGATGATAATGAATAATCCCGATTGGGAGCTGGTGGATATTTATGCTGACGAGGGTATCTCTGGTACCTCAACAAAAAAACGTGCTAATTTTTTGCGCATGATTGATGATTGCTATGCTGGAAAAGTAGATATGATCATTACAAAAAGTGTAAGCCGCTTTGCAAGAAACACACTGGACTGTCTGGACAATGTGCGTAAGCTAAAAGCGCTTGATCCTCCGGTTGGCGTATTTTTTGAAACAGAAGGCTTTAATACTGCTGAAAGCAAAAATGAATTTACACTTGGCATTATGAGCCTTGTCGCTCAAGGAGAATCAGAGCAAAAAAGCGCAAGCATACGGTGGTCTATTATCCAGCGCTTTAAGAAAGGAATACCCATAATTCCAACGCAATGCTTATTAGGTTATGACAAAGATAAATTTGGCAATTTGTTCATTATCCCTGAAGAAGCAGAGGCTGTAAAATACATATTTGCCTGTTATCTGGATGGCTTGAATGCTCGTGAAATCGCAAATGCCCTAACAGAATCCCATGTACCCACAGCAAAAAACAATGCAGTCTGGAGTTCAAGCGCGGTATTAAGCATATTGCGCAATGAAAAATATTGCGGAGATGTACTGATGCAGAAGACCTATACGGTCGATTGTTTCACGCACAAAGCGGTAAAAAATACGGGTCAGGTTCCGCAATACAGACTGCGTGACCATCATCCTGCCATTGTGCCCCGTGATGACTGGCTTCTGGTGCAGGAACAGCTAAAGCATCGGAGGCATTCCTCCCAAAAGAAAGAAGTTCCCATTGAAAAGAAGTTTTATGTTCATCGTGTCAAGGGTGGATTGCTTCGTGGATTTGCAATAATCAATCCAAAATGGGACAACCGTGAAGTAGCTCTGTTTTTACAGAAAATTAAAAAATGAAAGAGGTCAATACAATGTTCAAAGAATTTAATCAGTTTAGTTTTAATGTTATCGATGTTACTCTTAAAGGCGAATCCGACATACTTATCAATACAAAAGGAATCACTATCAGCAGGGGCGTTGTTGAAGAAATGGGCTACCCGTCTCATGTGCGCATGATGATTGACAATGAAAACAAAGTTTTTGCTATTCAGGCTTGCAAACAGACCGATGAGAATGCGTACAGATTTTCAAAACCAAAGGGCGAACAGAAAAAGCCAGTTTATTGCCACATTATAGCCATTAGAAATATTATCCGTGATTTGATGGCAGACAGCTGGTCGGAAAAAGATTCTTATCGCATAAAGGGAATCTATTACAAAGATGCCAAAGCTATGGTTTTTAATTTAAAGGCTGCAACCCGGCAGGAACCTTATTCTGCACCCAAGAAAGATTAATAGCTTTTTGTATTGTTAGCAGCAGCCGCCTGAATCGAATTTCGGGCGGCTAACTGTATGTTTGGTTCCCATGTTTTCGATACACTTTTTAGCGATACCTATACATTTTAGCGAAAGGTATAGGCATTGCTAAATTGTATCAAACTTTACGCCCTTAGACATGCGGAGTGTCCTTATAGGATCTGAGTATCCTTATAAGGACACTCCGTTTTTTATCCGGCTTTTGCTTGGGAGTAGCTTAGTGCTACTCCTTTTCTCGTTTTTAGGCGTACATCCGCTTCTGGGATGCTCTCGCGCTCCGGTACGGTAAAAGCTCCGATGCAGTTGTAAAAAATTGTGATGCGTTGAACAGTCTGCCCTCCGACCTTTTCGGCGTGATATACGTCGATGTGGTCGATCAACTCCGTCACCATCCGCTGTGAAAGCTCCCGGGCGTCGGTATACCGGCGAATTGTTTCCAAGAAATTGTCGGCGGTCATGAGCTGCCCGCCCGCTTTCCGCAACTCCGATTTGAGCGCCTTAACTTTGGCGGCGTTCTCTCCCTGCTCCTGCTCATACCGTTTGGCCATTTTGGAAAACCGTGCATCGTCGATCTTGCCAGACACGTTATCTTCGTAGAGGCATTCAAAGAGCACATCCAATTCCTTGTCTCGCGCCAGCAGGCCGTCGAGCTCCCTTTGCCGCAGCGAGCGTTCACATGCCGCCGTCTTTGCCGAATGTCCGATTATCTCTTTTACGAAATCATCTTCATACTCGTCGGCAAACTGTGTGAGACGGTGTATTTCCTGCAAAACCACCTGTTCCAGAAAATCCAACCGAATGTAATGGGTGGATGTACATTTCCGGTATCCGGTGTTATGGTTGCAGCAGCTAAAAAATTTGATGTCGTGGTTGCCCTGATTGAAGTGATAGTTGAGATTGCCGCCGCATTCAGGGCATTTCAGCAGTCCCGAGAATATGCTTCGTTCGCCGCTGACCGTCGGTTTCTTCCGACGGGTGCCGCGCCATAAGCTCTGAACCTTCTCCCATGTTTCCCGGTCAATGACGGCTTCGTTGACGTTGGAAAATACGACGCGGTTTTCCTCGTCGTTGGCGATACGCTTTTTCATCTTGTACGACTTGGAATAGGTTTTGAAGTTGATTACATCTCCGCAATACTCCTGCATGGTCAGAATTTTTCTGATTGTGGTATGCCCCCATTGCGTGGGCGGAACGGAGCTTTTCGTCCCGCCGCGATTGATTCCCTTGCTTTGCCAGTAAGACATGGGATTGAGGATTCCGTCCCGCGCCAGCGCGGCGGTGATTTCAGAAAGGCCGTATCCGTCAAGCGCCATCTGGTAGATGCGGTGAACGACAACGGCTGCTTCCTCGTCCACAAGCCAGCGTTTCGCGTTATCCGGGTCTTTCATATACCCGTAGGGCGGGGGCGAAAGCGGAACGCCGGAATTGCCTTTGAGCTTATTGACAATGCGGCGCTTTTTGGAAATATCTTTCGCGTACCACTCGTTCATGATATTGCGAAACGGGGTAAATTCGTTATCGCCTTCGTCGCTGTCCACCCCATCCGAAACGGCAATCAGCCGCACATCGTGGGCGGGAAAGAATTCTTCAGTATAATAGCCGACTTTCAGATAATCGCGTCCGAGGCGGGAAAGGTCTTTCACAAGAACAGCCGAGATATAGCCCGCTTCAATCGCTTTTATCATTTGCTGGAATCCGGGGCGGTCAAGGGTCGTTCCGCTTATCCCATCATCAACGAAAAACTGAATATCCTCGTACCCTTTTTCCTTCGCCACTTTTTTCAGAATGGCTTTCTGGTTCGTGATGCTGTTGGATTCGCAATCAAGATTATCGTCGCGGCTCAAACGGCAGTACAGAGCGGCGGTATCCATGTTGTGCTTCTTATTGTTTGACTGTTTCAAGACAGCCTCCTTTCCGGCAGTCAAACAAGCAGTATTTACACTTATAGTATACCGCTTCCGTCCGCCCGTGTTAAGGATGTCGCCGCCGCACAAACCCGTTCTGTATCAGCTTCCATGAGCTTTAACAGAATCGCCGCGATTGTTTCGCCTCGGTCTTTATATACCGGAGTCACAACAAAGTTGATTTTGTCGACCTGATAGGTATATTGCTCTGCTTCTGATCCTTCCGGCATACTGTCTCCTTCCCATAGCTATGTAAATATTTTTAAGCCTCCCCGTGTCCCGTGGGGAAACACCAAAGGGCAGCACCATAGCCGGTGCTGCCCTCTAATCTTGCTCCACACTTCGGGCCAAGTTCGAGGTGTTGACAAACCCCATCATTCGGGACGAAGCCATGAGAAATCCAGGGGGAACAGGCAAAAAAAGAAGCGCCTTGGGACTTATCCCAGGCACTTAACCATGCGCTTTAGGTTTAAGGCGGTTGCCGACAAGAGGCAGTGATCTTCCGCCGCCTCGATTCCCCGTCTGAACAGACGTCTTAAGTTGTGCATCCATTTCTGGGCCGCAAAGCTGCCCTCACACCAAATCTGGCGCAGACTCAGGATATGTTTGTGGGTGAATGTACCATCCGTGTCCCGCTGCTTTTTTACGGATTCCTCAAAAATATTCTTTCGGATCGCGCGGCTTTGATGGCTGCCACTTACACACTTGCTTAGCATCGGGAGGCCCGGCAGTTTTTCTTTTCGGCTCTGTATACCCGGCAGACGTTGTAGTGCTCCCTCTCAAGATTCCGCAGGGTCAGTTGTTTTCCAGCAGGGCAAATAAAGCAGTCCTTTTCCGCATCATACTGAAAATTCTCGCGCCTGAACTCCACCTTGTAGGTTGCCCCGCCCGTTGCTGCGGGCGTGTACAGCCAGATGCCCATATCGTCCATCGCCCGGTAAATCATGCTGGTGCCATAGGCGCTATCCGCGCCGGCTGCTTGAATATCCAGTCCCAAATGCTTCCGCATGTATTCAATGCGTCCCAGGTATGGCTCCGAATCGTTCACATTTCCCGGTGTCACTGCCACATCCACCACAATTCCGTGAGCGGCATCCACGCTTTGATGATCCAGGTAATGCATTCCTTCCGGTTTTCCGGGCCGCTGCAGCATTTCAGCGTCCGGATCGGTGGTGCTGACCGTCTTTTGCACCTTTTCGCTTTCCTTTTTCTCACGCCCCGCGCGCTGCGGCTTGATGGCGCCGGATGACTCCAGCCGCGCACGTTCCTCCACTTCATACTGATCCAGCCGTTCCATATAGTCCGTTGTCTCGCGCTGGGCCAGTACTTTTGTATTCGCCTTAAATGAGGCATTCGCTTTTACATGCGTGGAATCCGTCAGAATGATCTTTCCATCCACCAATCCCTTTTCCATGCATAGATGCAAAATATGTTCAAACAGGTGACGGTCACCTCTTTTCCATGAAACCGTCTGCGCCGATTCTGGGAAATTGTAGAATGATCGGGCACCCGATCATCCAAATCCAACCCCAGGAACCACCGGTAGGCCATATTCACCTGAATCTCCTGCTCAATGCGACGCTCCGATTCGATACCGTACAGATATCCCACCAGTAGATATTTTACCAGCACTACCGGATCGATTCCGGGCCTGCCGTTATCCGGGCAGTACAAATCCCGAACCTCGTCGTAGATGAAGCTGAAATCCACGGCGTTTTCCAGCTTGCGCAAAAAGTGCTCCTGCGGCACCAGGTCCTCAAGGGTGACACAATGCATTTTTATCTGTATCCCGTCTCGCTCCGTCAGCATTCCCAAACACATCCCACTGCTTTTTCTTTGCCTACATTATACCATTTTTGCCTCTCCTTTTGGAACTTTGTCAACACCTCGAACTTGGCACGAAGTCGCTGAAAATATCTCAGAATGTGACAAACCCAACGCGCAGCGGCGCCATGCAGAAGCTGACCAACTTGACGCCGGGTACGGTTTATACGCTGTCCTCATACGTAAAGGCTACAGACACAAGCGGAGGCAACGGAGCCTGCCTATATGTTGCTTTTTTCGATAGCAATGGTAACGGTGCCGGACCTGTAGCCGAGAGTAAGGGAATTTCCAAATCGACAGGAAACGAATGGCAAAGGCTTTCTGTGACCTTTACGGTTCCGACAAACGCAACCCGGGTAGAGGTATACGGCGGTTTGAGCTATGCGAACGGGACCGCCTGGTTTGACTGTCTCCAACTGGAAATTGGAAGTGCTGCCAACACCTACAACATGCTGGAAAACGGGGATTTCAATTATTACAATGAAAGCTACCAGCCCACAAGCTGGGGAACAACAAATTTTGCTTCGGGTGACGGCGTGTCCAACGGTTGGCTTCAGATTAACGGAGGAACAGCGATTGCCAAAAATATTTATCAGGATGTTTCCATCAATAAGCCCGCCAGCCAGGTAACATTTTCCGTATCCGGCGAATCTGAGGCTGATTCTGTCCCCTTAGGTGACAGCTCAACTTCCGGACGCTATTATGCGATTGATCTCGGACTCTTTTATTCGGACGGGACCCACGAATGGCAGTATATCAACTTTAATCCGGATACCAGCGGGATACAATATAACAGTGGGCCAATTTCTGCGTCCAGCCAACATCAGGGAAAGACCATTACCAAAGTAACCTATGACATCATTTATTACAATAACTCAAATACCGCATTATTTAAAAGATTGACCCTGAATTTTGATCTGTCGAAAACGACCAACGAATACAACAGCAATGGGAACCTGACAAAGACCACTCAAGTCAATCAGGGTTCCGCTACCTATACATATCAGAATAACGAGGTAACGACTGCCATCCAGCCGGACGATACCGGAGGCGTTTACACTTATGGCGGGAACGGGCATCCGGACGCTCCTCCCAAACCTCGCTGGGCAGCGTCTACTCGCATGATGACTATGGGAATGTCACAGATACGAAAACCGGAACCGTCAGCGGCGGAGCATTGGCCGGCGGGTCTTTCCTTGAAACCTCTCAAGCCTATGATTCGACCGGAAACTATGTGGCTTCCAGCACGGACGAGCGCGGAAAAGCAACCGCATATAACGTAAATTCGACAACCGGATTGCTCACATCGGTTGAAGGTCCCCAAAAAGAAGACGGCACCGATGGGACCCAAATCACTTATTCT
This window contains:
- a CDS encoding recombinase family protein, whose amino-acid sequence is MAATARAVTVIQPTVIHRIPFSAENRTARKRVAAYARVSTDNEEQLSSYEAQVDYYTRYIHDNEEWDFVEIYTDEGISATNTKKRDGFKRMIADALAGKIDLILTKSVSRFARNTVDTLTTVRKLKEKGVEVYFEKENIYTLDSKGELLITIMSSLAQEESRSISENVTWGQRKRFSDGKVSLPYKHFLGYEKGEDGLPKIVEAEAQTVRLIYKLFMEGKTPSGIAKHLTKSGVPTPSGKSNWPSSTVESILTNEKYKGDAVLQKTFTVDFLTKKMKVNEGEVPQYYVTNSHPAIISPELFDLVQNEMKRRKSTAGHQSGTGCFSSKIICGECGGVYGSKVWHSTSKYRRTIWQCNNKFKNAEPCKTPHLYESTLKQAFVNAFNSLIQNKSEILDGYDTIIQSLTDNTALDAESAALQEECDVVMELIRKCVDENAHSAIDQSDYQQRYTPLIERYETAKGKFEAVNEQRQERTVKREKMAGFIQTLKKSATLLTEFDEELWYATVDRIIVQSEHEITFQFKDGTELPWII
- a CDS encoding recombinase family protein codes for the protein MIITKRKIEIGNIQKWEKSSKANEKRQAQKERIREAYKNGTTVEVIPAKAEQKSDNMRRLRVAAYCRVSTDEDAQASSYELQLQHYREMIMNNPDWELVDIYADEGISGTSTKKRANFLRMIDDCYAGKVDMIITKSVSRFARNTLDCLDNVRKLKALDPPVGVFFETEGFNTAESKNEFTLGIMSLVAQGESEQKSASIRWSIIQRFKKGIPIIPTQCLLGYDKDKFGNLFIIPEEAEAVKYIFACYLDGLNAREIANALTESHVPTAKNNAVWSSSAVLSILRNEKYCGDVLMQKTYTVDCFTHKAVKNTGQVPQYRLRDHHPAIVPRDDWLLVQEQLKHRRHSSQKKEVPIEKKFYVHRVKGGLLRGFAIINPKWDNREVALFLQKIKK
- a CDS encoding recombinase family protein, translating into MKQSNNKKHNMDTAALYCRLSRDDNLDCESNSITNQKAILKKVAKEKGYEDIQFFVDDGISGTTLDRPGFQQMIKAIEAGYISAVLVKDLSRLGRDYLKVGYYTEEFFPAHDVRLIAVSDGVDSDEGDNEFTPFRNIMNEWYAKDISKKRRIVNKLKGNSGVPLSPPPYGYMKDPDNAKRWLVDEEAAVVVHRIYQMALDGYGLSEITAALARDGILNPMSYWQSKGINRGGTKSSVPPTQWGHTTIRKILTMQEYCGDVINFKTYSKSYKMKKRIANDEENRVVFSNVNEAVIDRETWEKVQSLWRGTRRKKPTVSGERSIFSGLLKCPECGGNLNYHFNQGNHDIKFFSCCNHNTGYRKCTSTHYIRLDFLEQVVLQEIHRLTQFADEYEDDFVKEIIGHSAKTAACERSLRQRELDGLLARDKELDVLFECLYEDNVSGKIDDARFSKMAKRYEQEQGENAAKVKALKSELRKAGGQLMTADNFLETIRRYTDARELSQRMVTELIDHIDVYHAEKVGGQTVQRITIFYNCIGAFTVPERESIPEADVRLKTRKGVALSYSQAKAG
- a CDS encoding carbohydrate binding domain-containing protein, with translation MELCQHLELGTKSLKISQNVTNPTRSGAMQKLTNLTPGTVYTLSSYVKATDTSGGNGACLYVAFFDSNGNGAGPVAESKGISKSTGNEWQRLSVTFTVPTNATRVEVYGGLSYANGTAWFDCLQLEIGSAANTYNMLENGDFNYYNESYQPTSWGTTNFASGDGVSNGWLQINGGTAIAKNIYQDVSINKPASQVTFSVSGESEADSVPLGDSSTSGRYYAIDLGLFYSDGTHEWQYINFNPDTSGIQYNSGPISASSQHQGKTITKVTYDIIYYNNSNTALFKRLTLNFDLSKTTNEYNSNGNLTKTTQVNQGSATYTYQNNEVTTAIQPDDTGGVYTYGGNGHPDAPPKPRWAASTRMMTMGMSQIRKPEPSAAEHWPAGLSLKPLKPMIRPETMWLPARTSAEKQPHIT